Proteins from a single region of Mailhella massiliensis:
- the secG gene encoding preprotein translocase subunit SecG, producing MQTAILTLHVIVCLILVVLVLLQSGREGMGVIFGGGGNSSVFGSAGAGGVLAKLTTFLAVIFICTSLGYNIMTSSTRTSQESVLDVQFEEVPAAPAQVPAAAPAPAAPAASEAAAPAPAAEPAAPAAAEPEQAAAAPEAAAPAADAAPAE from the coding sequence GTGCAGACAGCCATCCTGACCCTTCATGTTATCGTATGCCTCATCCTCGTTGTGCTGGTTCTTCTGCAGTCCGGCCGTGAAGGTATGGGCGTTATCTTTGGTGGTGGCGGCAACAGTTCCGTGTTCGGCAGCGCCGGCGCCGGCGGCGTCCTCGCCAAGCTGACCACGTTCCTGGCCGTTATCTTCATCTGCACCTCTCTGGGGTACAACATCATGACCAGTTCCACCCGCACTTCGCAGGAATCGGTGCTTGATGTTCAGTTTGAAGAAGTGCCCGCCGCCCCGGCTCAGGTTCCTGCTGCCGCTCCGGCTCCCGCTGCTCCTGCCGCTTCCGAAGCTGCGGCTCCCGCTCCTGCGGCTGAACCTGCCGCCCCTGCGGCCGCCGAACCCGAACAGGCCGCTGCCGCTCCTGAAGCTGCGGCGCCTGCTGCGGACGCCGCCCCCGCTGAATAA
- a CDS encoding undecaprenyl-diphosphate phosphatase yields the protein MESLLTASLLGLVEGLTEFLPISSSGHLIIASDLLGFSGPRAATFGVVIQVGAILAVLALYWRRFLSLLHPDRSHAFSGLRGILLLVLTTLPAASLGLLLHGFIKTLFTPLTVAAALVCGALLMLLVEKLVAPRQHSMPVQNIDELTPLHALGIGFFQCMALWPGFSRSASTIMGGMILGVRREIAAEYSFLAAVPIITGAAAYDLWKSLSLFSAADIPFFLTGSICAFVSAVVAIRGFIAILGRNTLKPFAIYRILLAVPVYWFMAS from the coding sequence ATGGAATCCCTCCTCACTGCAAGCCTGCTCGGCCTGGTGGAAGGACTCACGGAATTTCTTCCCATCTCCTCTTCCGGCCACCTCATCATCGCATCCGACCTTCTGGGCTTTTCCGGCCCCAGGGCGGCCACCTTCGGCGTGGTCATACAGGTGGGGGCCATTCTGGCCGTGCTCGCGCTGTACTGGCGGCGTTTCCTTTCTCTGCTGCATCCCGACAGAAGCCATGCCTTTTCCGGGCTGCGCGGCATCCTGCTGCTTGTGCTCACCACGCTTCCCGCCGCTTCGCTGGGGCTTCTTCTGCACGGCTTCATCAAAACGCTGTTCACCCCGCTCACGGTGGCGGCCGCGCTGGTATGCGGCGCGCTGCTCATGCTGCTTGTGGAAAAGCTGGTGGCTCCCCGTCAGCATTCCATGCCCGTGCAGAACATCGACGAACTTACGCCCCTGCACGCCCTCGGCATAGGTTTCTTCCAGTGCATGGCGCTGTGGCCCGGCTTTTCCCGTTCCGCATCCACCATCATGGGCGGCATGATACTCGGCGTGCGCCGCGAGATCGCCGCGGAATACTCCTTCCTCGCCGCCGTTCCCATCATCACCGGCGCCGCAGCCTACGATCTGTGGAAATCTCTCTCCCTGTTCAGCGCGGCGGATATCCCCTTCTTCCTCACCGGTTCGATATGCGCCTTCGTCTCCGCCGTTGTCGCCATCCGGGGATTTATCGCCATACTCGGCCGCAACACTCTGAAACCCTTTGCCATTTATCGCATACTGCTCGCCGTTCCCGTGTACTGGTTCATGGCTTCCTGA
- the dnaE gene encoding DNA polymerase III subunit alpha, protein MSDFVHLHCHTEFSLLDGAIRVGDLASRAKELGMPAAAITDHGNLFGTAYFYSACKDVGIPPIIGCEVYVTRDHTDKTSDFARVRHHLILLAQNPTGYKNLMHLVSRSWLDGFHYKPRIDKNMLKGCTDGLIALSACVAGELPRTLLGTNKLITGGGTFQDAVNIAREYAALFPDRFYLEVQANSLPEQAQVNEGIMKLADATGLPLVATNDCHYLNADDVEAHDILLCIQTQAKVDDAKRFRFEARDLYYKSEEEMRAGLPGIPSEAMENTLKIADQCCHLEIQLHAPPYHFPVYELPEGMTLASEFCRMAREGLEKRLEKHPHKDTINPQEYRDRLEMELKVICDMGFPGYFLIVQDYINWAKNNGIPVGPGRGSAAGSVAAWALRITSIDPLPNKLFFERFLNVERVSMPDIDVDFCEDRRLEVLDYVTKKYGKDKVSQIAAFGKMKAKAVVKDVGRAMGIPFNETTRIAKMIPADLKMTLQKALDTVPELAAEYKTNPEVHKLIDISRRLEGLTRHASTHAAGVVVSDKPMEEYLPLFAGRKGEQIAAFDMKFVEKVGLVKFDFLGLRTMTVISNAVKNIVRQGKDAPDMENLSTDDPNVYDLLSRGDTDGVFQLESTGMRKYLRMLKPSGFEDLVAMLALYRPGPLNSGMVDEFIKRKHGEIEVTYPLPELEPCLKDTYGVIVYQEQVMQIAQITAKYTLGGADLLRRAMGKKKAEEMAKQRDIFLKGASERGVSKDTANEIFDLMEKFAEYGFNKAHSAAYAYITYGTAFLKYYFKVEFMAALLSSEIGNQDKILSYISACRDMNIDVLPPNVQISLRAFTPSGESIVYGLGGVKNVGDEAINEIVRSREEEGPYKSLLDLCTRVNLRKVTKRVLESLIKGGACDCFGVSRAGMLASLDTVVARAQKKQKEKNSPQISLLAFSPSVEAAPMPGIGFPCEEQDIPEWEDDQKLAFEKDSLGFYLTSHPLQPFRRDMQRLGLLTLEEIGELGKGSVKTGVLVTAVKEFITKKGDKMAFVQVEDLTGHAEVTIFPKTYAAIKETLHAERPLIELAGTIDVKDDDDDDEGEDEENRVKEVKLLCDSARPLLEACMSSDHPVVVPYPVTCTGDADIEEFKAILEKHKGSSSVQIQFELNKKNCIMELGPRWRVQASPQLNKDLDAWAKARLALQR, encoded by the coding sequence ATGTCGGATTTTGTGCATCTTCATTGTCATACGGAGTTCAGCCTGCTGGACGGGGCCATCCGCGTGGGCGATCTGGCCAGCAGGGCCAAGGAGCTCGGCATGCCCGCCGCAGCCATCACGGACCACGGCAACCTTTTCGGCACGGCCTACTTCTATTCGGCCTGCAAGGACGTGGGCATTCCCCCCATCATCGGCTGCGAGGTCTACGTCACGCGCGATCATACCGACAAGACCTCCGACTTCGCCCGCGTGCGTCATCACCTCATTCTGCTGGCGCAGAACCCCACGGGGTACAAGAACCTCATGCATCTCGTCAGCCGCAGCTGGCTCGACGGCTTCCACTACAAGCCGCGCATCGACAAGAACATGCTGAAGGGCTGCACGGACGGGCTCATCGCTCTTTCCGCCTGCGTGGCCGGGGAACTGCCCCGCACGCTTTTAGGCACCAACAAGCTCATCACCGGCGGCGGCACCTTCCAGGATGCGGTGAACATCGCAAGGGAATACGCCGCGCTCTTCCCCGACCGCTTCTATCTGGAAGTGCAGGCCAACAGCCTGCCGGAGCAGGCGCAGGTCAACGAAGGCATCATGAAGCTGGCCGACGCCACGGGGCTGCCCCTCGTGGCCACCAACGACTGCCACTATCTGAATGCCGACGACGTGGAGGCGCACGACATTCTGCTCTGCATCCAGACGCAGGCCAAGGTGGACGACGCCAAGCGCTTCCGCTTCGAGGCGCGCGACCTCTACTACAAATCGGAAGAGGAAATGCGCGCCGGGCTTCCGGGCATTCCGAGCGAGGCCATGGAAAACACGCTCAAGATCGCCGATCAGTGCTGTCATCTTGAAATCCAGCTCCATGCGCCGCCCTATCACTTCCCCGTGTACGAGCTTCCCGAAGGCATGACCCTTGCCAGCGAATTCTGCCGCATGGCGAGGGAGGGCCTGGAAAAACGTCTGGAGAAGCACCCGCACAAGGACACCATCAATCCCCAGGAATACCGCGACAGGCTGGAAATGGAGCTCAAGGTCATCTGCGACATGGGCTTCCCCGGTTACTTCCTCATCGTGCAGGATTACATCAACTGGGCCAAGAACAACGGCATTCCCGTAGGGCCGGGCCGCGGTTCGGCCGCCGGTTCAGTGGCGGCCTGGGCGCTGCGCATCACGTCCATCGACCCTCTGCCCAACAAGCTCTTCTTCGAACGCTTCCTCAATGTGGAACGCGTGAGTATGCCCGATATCGACGTGGACTTCTGCGAAGACAGGCGCCTTGAAGTGCTCGACTACGTCACGAAGAAGTACGGCAAGGACAAGGTCTCGCAGATTGCCGCCTTCGGCAAGATGAAGGCCAAGGCCGTGGTGAAGGACGTGGGCCGCGCCATGGGCATTCCCTTCAACGAGACGACGCGCATCGCCAAGATGATTCCCGCCGATCTCAAGATGACGCTTCAGAAGGCGCTGGACACGGTGCCCGAGCTTGCGGCGGAATACAAGACCAACCCGGAAGTTCACAAGCTCATCGACATCTCCCGCCGCCTCGAAGGCCTTACGCGCCATGCCTCCACCCATGCGGCGGGCGTGGTGGTATCCGACAAGCCCATGGAGGAATACCTCCCGCTCTTTGCCGGCCGCAAGGGTGAACAGATCGCCGCCTTCGACATGAAGTTCGTGGAAAAGGTGGGCCTTGTGAAGTTCGACTTCCTCGGTCTGCGCACCATGACCGTCATATCCAACGCGGTGAAGAACATCGTGCGCCAGGGCAAGGATGCGCCCGACATGGAGAACCTCTCCACGGACGATCCCAACGTCTACGACCTTCTTTCCCGCGGCGATACCGACGGCGTGTTCCAGCTCGAAAGCACGGGTATGCGCAAATACCTGCGTATGCTGAAGCCTTCCGGCTTCGAAGACCTCGTCGCCATGCTCGCGCTCTACCGCCCGGGTCCGCTCAACTCGGGCATGGTGGACGAATTCATCAAGCGAAAGCACGGGGAAATCGAGGTCACCTACCCCCTGCCCGAACTGGAACCCTGCCTGAAGGACACCTACGGCGTCATCGTCTATCAGGAACAGGTCATGCAGATCGCGCAGATCACCGCCAAGTACACGCTGGGCGGCGCCGACCTTCTGCGCCGCGCCATGGGCAAGAAGAAGGCCGAGGAAATGGCCAAACAGCGCGACATCTTCCTGAAGGGCGCGTCCGAACGCGGCGTTTCCAAGGATACCGCCAACGAAATCTTCGACCTCATGGAAAAATTCGCGGAATACGGCTTCAACAAGGCCCATTCCGCGGCCTATGCCTACATCACCTACGGCACGGCATTCTTGAAGTATTACTTTAAGGTCGAGTTCATGGCCGCGCTGCTTTCCTCGGAAATCGGCAACCAGGATAAAATCCTCAGCTACATCTCGGCCTGCCGGGACATGAACATCGACGTTCTGCCCCCCAACGTGCAGATAAGCCTTCGTGCCTTTACGCCCAGCGGGGAATCCATCGTGTACGGTCTCGGCGGCGTGAAGAACGTGGGCGATGAAGCCATCAACGAAATCGTCCGTTCCCGCGAGGAGGAAGGCCCCTACAAATCGCTTCTCGATCTGTGCACCCGCGTCAACCTGCGCAAGGTGACCAAGCGCGTGCTGGAAAGCCTCATCAAGGGCGGAGCGTGCGACTGCTTCGGCGTGAGCCGCGCGGGCATGCTGGCCAGCCTCGACACGGTGGTGGCCCGCGCGCAGAAAAAACAGAAGGAAAAAAACTCCCCGCAGATTTCGCTGCTCGCCTTCAGCCCCTCGGTGGAAGCCGCCCCCATGCCCGGCATCGGCTTCCCCTGCGAGGAACAGGACATTCCCGAATGGGAAGACGATCAGAAGCTGGCCTTTGAAAAGGATTCCCTGGGGTTCTACCTTACAAGTCATCCGCTCCAGCCCTTCCGGCGCGACATGCAGCGGCTCGGCCTGCTCACCCTTGAGGAAATCGGGGAACTCGGCAAGGGGTCGGTGAAAACGGGCGTGCTGGTCACGGCCGTCAAGGAATTCATCACCAAAAAGGGCGACAAGATGGCCTTCGTGCAGGTGGAAGACCTGACCGGCCATGCGGAAGTGACCATCTTCCCCAAGACCTACGCCGCCATCAAGGAAACCCTTCATGCGGAACGCCCGCTCATCGAGCTTGCCGGTACCATCGACGTCAAGGACGACGATGATGACGACGAGGGGGAAGATGAAGAAAACCGCGTCAAGGAAGTGAAGCTCCTGTGCGATTCGGCCCGCCCCCTGCTCGAAGCCTGCATGAGCAGCGATCATCCGGTGGTGGTGCCCTACCCCGTCACCTGCACCGGCGATGCGGATATAGAGGAATTCAAGGCCATTCTGGAAAAGCACAAAGGTTCCTCCTCCGTGCAGATACAGTTTGAGCTGAACAAGAAGAACTGCATCATGGAACTCGGGCCCCGCTGGCGCGTACAGGCAAGTCCTCAGCTCAACAAGGATCTGGACGCCTGGGCGAAAGCCCGTCTGGCCCTTCAACGGTAA
- a CDS encoding TetR/AcrR family transcriptional regulator, with protein MDMKNVTKKEALLQAAKELFGEYGFAETTFKKISDRAGVALGLLTHHYGNKEKLFFAAGMDVLEHFLRVLRASTEGTEDGRSGVLCFCRAYLEFSIDPHTNWLVLVRCSPYSDMKASEDREIMLRKFAEVHHLLEVQLQRGVADGTITQLNPASTAQVIVGLMVGANRTRVLTPYTYGSSQNFYTETLTFVDRAISSGASGN; from the coding sequence ATGGACATGAAAAACGTCACCAAAAAGGAAGCCCTGCTCCAGGCGGCCAAGGAGCTGTTCGGCGAGTACGGTTTTGCGGAAACAACCTTTAAAAAGATTTCCGACCGGGCGGGCGTGGCGCTCGGCCTTTTGACCCATCACTACGGCAACAAGGAAAAGCTGTTCTTCGCCGCCGGGATGGACGTTCTGGAACATTTTCTGCGCGTGCTGCGCGCCTCCACGGAAGGCACGGAAGACGGCAGAAGCGGCGTGCTCTGCTTCTGCCGCGCCTACCTCGAGTTTTCCATCGATCCGCATACCAACTGGCTCGTGCTCGTGCGCTGCTCCCCCTACAGCGACATGAAGGCCAGCGAAGACAGGGAAATCATGCTGCGGAAGTTCGCAGAGGTGCATCATCTTCTGGAAGTGCAGCTTCAGCGCGGCGTGGCCGACGGCACCATCACGCAGCTCAATCCCGCAAGCACGGCGCAGGTCATCGTGGGGCTTATGGTGGGCGCCAACCGCACCCGCGTGCTCACGCCCTACACCTACGGTTCTTCCCAGAACTTCTATACGGAAACCCTGACCTTTGTCGACCGCGCCATCTCCAGCGGCGCGTCCGGGAACTGA
- a CDS encoding TIGR00282 family metallophosphoesterase, which translates to MRILFLGDVVGRAGRLAVRQFLPELKEEFRPDVVLANGENIAGGLGMTCDTLDELFSAGVDLVTSGNHVWRHREIFSRLENDRRIVRPANYPEGSPGRGHVVHTLRDGRKMAVFNALGTVYMDALACPFRAALSWLDGAPELGRGAAGGVPGHELEGVLVRLADFHAESTGEKKAFGWALDGKVSAVLGTHTHVQTADAQLLPGGTAYMSDLGMCGVEQSSLGMDADVALARFLTRMPHAFKPAKGPVSLNGAYLDIDDDTGLAREIRVVRSHCPASGRDVGTGEA; encoded by the coding sequence ATGCGTATTCTTTTTCTCGGCGACGTGGTGGGCAGAGCGGGGCGGCTTGCGGTGCGGCAGTTTCTGCCCGAGCTGAAGGAGGAGTTTCGCCCGGATGTGGTGCTTGCCAACGGCGAGAACATCGCCGGGGGGCTGGGCATGACGTGCGACACCCTGGATGAGCTTTTTTCCGCCGGTGTGGATCTCGTCACTTCGGGCAACCATGTATGGAGACACAGGGAAATTTTTTCCCGGCTGGAAAACGACAGGCGCATCGTGCGCCCCGCCAACTACCCGGAAGGCTCGCCGGGCAGGGGCCATGTGGTGCATACGCTCAGGGACGGCCGCAAGATGGCCGTATTCAACGCTCTCGGCACCGTGTACATGGATGCGCTCGCCTGCCCCTTCCGTGCGGCGCTTTCCTGGCTTGACGGGGCGCCGGAGCTGGGAAGGGGCGCTGCCGGAGGCGTTCCCGGCCATGAGCTGGAAGGGGTTCTCGTCCGGCTTGCGGACTTTCACGCCGAAAGCACGGGGGAAAAGAAGGCCTTCGGCTGGGCGCTGGACGGCAAGGTAAGCGCCGTGCTCGGCACGCATACCCATGTGCAGACGGCGGATGCCCAGCTTCTGCCCGGAGGAACGGCGTATATGAGCGATCTCGGCATGTGCGGGGTGGAACAGTCCTCTCTCGGCATGGATGCCGACGTGGCGCTCGCCCGTTTCCTCACCCGTATGCCCCACGCCTTCAAGCCTGCGAAGGGCCCCGTTTCCCTGAACGGCGCGTATCTGGACATCGACGACGACACGGGCCTTGCCCGGGAGATCCGCGTCGTGCGTTCCCACTGTCCGGCCTCCGGCAGAGATGTCGGAACCGGAGAGGCCTGA
- a CDS encoding AI-2E family transporter, whose protein sequence is MARCLAVAAIIIWCLLLSPYPTSVFIAAVTAALTLPIYRWLRARMSKTSAIAFFSVGMVVCVATPITIVLVMVIPQALEGARRLSAWWQAGHPIPPAISYYAVEAQRIFVENVPNAPEYLDKLENDFNAVVNAVIKNILSRGLNLAGDTMGMVWAIFLFIVFTCLIVVYAPSIRRAVLQVLPHHEDMVERFVAVLHNASRSVFISIVFVPIIQGTLTGIGLRFLDVPDPAFWGLLAVFTAVIPLAGTAIVWLPISLYLWATQSLGAGLMLLAWGSIVVSGSDNLLRPYFLKTGIEVSMVVLLLSIVCSLAVFGAVGIIAGPVMVAMARQAMVESEHISRDRGDI, encoded by the coding sequence ATGGCCCGTTGCCTCGCCGTAGCCGCTATCATCATCTGGTGTCTTCTGCTTTCTCCCTATCCTACCTCCGTTTTCATCGCGGCCGTCACCGCCGCGCTCACGCTTCCCATATACCGCTGGCTGCGTGCGAGAATGTCCAAGACTTCGGCCATAGCCTTCTTTTCCGTCGGCATGGTGGTATGCGTGGCAACGCCCATCACCATCGTGCTCGTCATGGTCATTCCCCAGGCGCTTGAAGGCGCGCGCAGGCTCAGCGCCTGGTGGCAGGCGGGGCACCCCATTCCTCCGGCCATTTCCTATTATGCCGTGGAGGCTCAGAGAATATTCGTGGAAAACGTTCCCAACGCTCCAGAATATCTCGACAAGCTGGAAAACGATTTCAACGCCGTGGTCAACGCCGTGATCAAGAACATTCTTTCCCGCGGCCTGAACCTCGCCGGAGATACCATGGGCATGGTGTGGGCGATTTTCCTTTTCATCGTGTTCACCTGCCTCATCGTGGTGTATGCGCCTTCCATCCGCAGGGCGGTGCTTCAGGTGCTGCCGCATCATGAGGATATGGTGGAACGTTTTGTGGCCGTGCTGCACAACGCCAGCCGTTCCGTCTTCATCAGCATCGTGTTCGTGCCCATCATTCAGGGCACGCTCACCGGCATCGGCCTGCGTTTTCTCGATGTTCCCGATCCGGCATTCTGGGGCCTGCTTGCCGTATTCACGGCGGTCATTCCTCTGGCGGGCACGGCCATCGTGTGGCTTCCCATTTCCCTTTATCTCTGGGCCACGCAGTCGCTGGGCGCGGGACTCATGCTCCTTGCCTGGGGCAGCATCGTGGTGTCGGGCTCGGACAACCTCCTGAGGCCCTATTTCCTGAAAACGGGCATCGAGGTTTCCATGGTGGTGCTGCTGCTTTCCATCGTATGCAGTCTTGCGGTGTTCGGGGCGGTAGGCATCATCGCCGGGCCGGTCATGGTGGCCATGGCAAGGCAGGCCATGGTGGAGAGCGAACATATTTCCCGCGATCGGGGCGACATATGA
- a CDS encoding 6-pyruvoyl trahydropterin synthase family protein gives MTKALWKLTVRGDFAAAHALRHYEGKCEDLHGHNYLVEMVVEGETLTPDTELVADFTLLKRELRAELALIDHRYLNELPPFDVINPSSENLARYLYRKMKERLSNLPVRMYSMTVGETPLQSATYQEMEG, from the coding sequence ATGACCAAAGCGCTCTGGAAGCTCACCGTGCGCGGCGATTTCGCGGCCGCCCACGCCCTGCGCCACTACGAAGGCAAATGTGAAGACCTGCACGGCCACAACTACCTTGTGGAAATGGTGGTGGAAGGGGAAACCCTCACCCCCGACACGGAACTTGTTGCGGATTTTACTCTGCTGAAAAGGGAACTGCGGGCGGAACTCGCCCTCATCGACCACCGCTATCTCAACGAGCTTCCCCCCTTCGACGTCATCAATCCTTCGTCGGAAAATCTGGCCCGGTATCTGTACCGGAAGATGAAGGAACGCCTCTCGAACCTCCCCGTACGCATGTACAGCATGACCGTGGGGGAAACGCCGCTGCAGTCGGCCACCTATCAGGAAATGGAAGGGTGA
- a CDS encoding HD domain-containing protein: MSVELSAHRGRFLSYAERFRHVPDAAPLRLKVDHTFKVLDHAVAIADSQKGAVDDELCRAAVLGALYHDCGRFPQFQRYRTFMDAASVNHAVLSFKTMRDEGFLREETPRVRNLAQCAVLLHNRHILPALLSSEARFVTDVVRDSDKLDIFRIMVGYLHSALPERDAVLLHVQDDPESWSQVVVDDVLAGRVARYSDLRFVNDFRLLLGTWMLELRFAVTRRALAESGLMEAVLAGLPDDERLRPAKEKLFALLEHCAQSREEDC, translated from the coding sequence ATGAGCGTTGAGCTTTCCGCGCACCGCGGGCGCTTTCTTTCCTATGCGGAACGCTTCCGTCATGTGCCCGATGCGGCTCCCCTGCGTCTCAAGGTGGACCATACCTTCAAGGTTCTGGATCATGCCGTGGCCATTGCGGATTCGCAGAAGGGGGCGGTTGACGACGAACTCTGCCGCGCGGCGGTTCTCGGCGCGCTGTACCATGACTGCGGGCGTTTTCCCCAGTTTCAGCGTTACCGCACCTTTATGGACGCAGCATCCGTCAATCATGCGGTTCTGAGCTTTAAAACCATGCGCGACGAGGGATTCCTGCGCGAGGAAACACCCCGCGTGCGGAACCTTGCCCAGTGCGCCGTGCTCCTGCACAACCGCCATATCCTGCCTGCGCTGCTTTCTTCCGAGGCCCGTTTCGTGACGGATGTGGTGCGCGACAGCGACAAGCTCGACATTTTCCGCATCATGGTGGGGTATCTGCACAGCGCCCTGCCGGAACGGGACGCCGTGCTTCTGCATGTTCAGGACGACCCGGAAAGCTGGTCGCAGGTGGTGGTGGACGACGTGCTCGCAGGCCGCGTGGCGCGGTATTCCGACCTGCGCTTCGTCAACGATTTCCGCCTGCTTCTCGGTACATGGATGCTGGAACTCCGCTTTGCGGTCACGCGGCGCGCCCTGGCGGAAAGCGGACTCATGGAGGCGGTGCTTGCAGGCCTGCCCGACGATGAGCGCCTGCGCCCGGCGAAGGAAAAGCTTTTCGCGCTGCTTGAGCATTGCGCCCAGAGCCGGGAAGAGGACTGCTGA
- the tpiA gene encoding triose-phosphate isomerase, with the protein MKKLMAANWKMYKTGTEAVATVKEMAEILQGKAPEGREIIVFVPFTALEKASEAMSAIEGASTGAENMYPALEGAFTGEISPVMIKACGASWVLTGHSERRHILGESDDFVGEKTAFALANGLRVMLCIGETLEEREAGLLRNVLERQLKLGLKGVAADTPVESLAIAYEPVWAIGTGKTATTEDIVETHAICRELMREILGDKADKTPLLYGGSVKPANAGSILALDNVDGVLVGGASLKADSFTQIINA; encoded by the coding sequence ATGAAGAAGCTGATGGCCGCCAACTGGAAGATGTACAAGACCGGAACCGAAGCCGTTGCCACGGTGAAGGAAATGGCGGAGATTCTGCAGGGTAAGGCACCCGAAGGCCGTGAAATCATCGTGTTCGTACCCTTTACCGCTCTGGAAAAGGCCTCCGAGGCCATGAGCGCCATCGAAGGCGCCTCCACCGGTGCGGAAAACATGTATCCCGCTCTGGAAGGCGCCTTTACCGGGGAAATTTCTCCCGTCATGATCAAGGCCTGCGGCGCTTCCTGGGTGCTCACCGGCCATTCCGAACGTCGCCACATCCTCGGGGAAAGCGACGACTTCGTGGGGGAAAAGACCGCCTTTGCTCTGGCCAACGGCCTGCGCGTCATGCTCTGCATCGGCGAAACCCTGGAAGAACGTGAAGCCGGTCTTCTGCGCAATGTGCTGGAACGCCAGCTCAAGCTGGGCCTGAAGGGCGTTGCCGCCGACACCCCCGTGGAATCTTTGGCCATCGCTTACGAACCCGTGTGGGCCATCGGCACCGGCAAGACCGCCACGACCGAAGACATCGTGGAAACCCATGCCATCTGCCGTGAACTCATGCGTGAAATCCTCGGCGACAAGGCCGACAAGACGCCCCTTCTTTACGGCGGCAGCGTGAAGCCCGCCAATGCCGGCAGCATTCTTGCACTTGACAATGTGGACGGTGTGCTGGTAGGAGGTGCTTCTTTGAAGGCTGATAGTTTTACTCAGATCATCAATGCCTAG
- the tnpA gene encoding IS200/IS605 family transposase, translated as MNDQSLNHTRWNCKYHIVFAPKFRRKLIYGRYRRTIGEILRKLCEYKGIEIVEANARVDHIHMCIKIPPKYSVAQIMGYLKGKSSLMIFESFPHLRYKFGNRHFWCTGYFVSTVGVKYVREQEERDKITDQYSLVERPVSSFTSSRK; from the coding sequence ATGAATGACCAGAGTTTAAACCATACCCGTTGGAACTGCAAGTATCACATCGTTTTCGCACCGAAATTCAGACGTAAGCTGATATACGGAAGGTATCGCAGGACGATAGGAGAAATTCTGAGAAAACTGTGTGAATACAAAGGAATAGAGATAGTGGAAGCAAATGCGCGTGTGGACCATATCCATATGTGCATCAAGATTCCGCCCAAGTATAGCGTGGCGCAGATCATGGGGTATTTGAAAGGGAAGAGTTCCCTGATGATATTCGAGAGTTTTCCGCATCTGCGCTACAAGTTCGGCAATCGTCATTTCTGGTGCACCGGCTATTTTGTCAGCACGGTGGGAGTCAAGTATGTGCGAGAGCAGGAAGAACGAGACAAAATAACTGATCAGTATAGCCTGGTAGAACGGCCCGTCAGCTCGTTTACGAGCAGCAGGAAATAA